The Methanosarcina barkeri MS DNA window ATATTAAAGTTCAAACTAAAGTTCAAATAAAAAGATAAACAGGCACAACAATACAAACAAGTGCGACGCAATTGTATTATTTTTAGCTTGATTTTCAGGATATTATATATTCTAAAAACTCGTTAACCTTCTCCAGATTACACATTTCTATCCAAAAATAATAAAGGAACCGTCGTCACATGTCAGGAAATTACGGAAAAGTCTATCTTGTGGGTTCTGGTCCAGGCGACCCTGAGCTCCTTACCCTGAAAGCCCGCCGGCTAATTGACAGTGCTGAAGTAATTGTTTATGACCAGCTTCCCGGAAAAGCTATTCTTGACTCAATGCCGGCAAGTGCGGAAAAAATTAATGTTGGAAAATACGCCGGCAACCATACCATGACACAGTCTGAGATTAATGAAGTGCTTGTGCAGAAAGCAAAAGAAGGAAAGATGGTAGTCAGGCTTAAAGGAGGAGATCCCTATGTCTTCGGAAGAGGCGGAGAAGAAGCCGAAGTGCTCGTAGCCGAAGGAATTGAGTTTGAAGTTGTGCCTGGGATTACTTCTGCAATAGCAGTGCCTGCTTATGCCGGAATTCCTGTAACCCACAGGGAAAGCACTTCAATGGTCACTTTCATAACAGGGCATGAAGACCCTACAAAAAAAGAAAGCGGACTTGACTGGGAAACCCTGGCAAAATTCGGAGGAACAATTGTAATCCTTATGGGTGTGAAGATGCTCGGCCGGAATGCAAAAGAACTAATGAAGCACGGCAAAGCCCCGGATACTCCTGTTGCAGTCATTGAGAGAGGAACCAGGGCCGACCAGAGGGTAACTGTAGGGACCCTTGCAAACATTGCCACCCTGGCAGAAGAAAGAAAAGTAAAAGCTCCAGCTATTACGGTTGTAGGGGATGTTGTACACCTGCACGATATTCTCGGAGAACAGCAGACAGGAGCTGACTTTTAACCCTACACGGAAATAACGGGATATAACAGGAGAAAGGAATATGGCAGAAGAAAAAAGACCTGTTCTCGCAATTATGAGGCCGGAAAGCTACAGGAAAATATCAGAGACTCTTGCGCAAGATTATGGTTTTGAGCCTTTATACGCTCCCATGATCCGGCTTGAAGGCATA harbors:
- the cobA gene encoding uroporphyrinogen-III C-methyltransferase — encoded protein: MSGNYGKVYLVGSGPGDPELLTLKARRLIDSAEVIVYDQLPGKAILDSMPASAEKINVGKYAGNHTMTQSEINEVLVQKAKEGKMVVRLKGGDPYVFGRGGEEAEVLVAEGIEFEVVPGITSAIAVPAYAGIPVTHRESTSMVTFITGHEDPTKKESGLDWETLAKFGGTIVILMGVKMLGRNAKELMKHGKAPDTPVAVIERGTRADQRVTVGTLANIATLAEERKVKAPAITVVGDVVHLHDILGEQQTGADF